A DNA window from Paenibacillus sp. HWE-109 contains the following coding sequences:
- the dat gene encoding D-amino-acid transaminase, which translates to MYFYKNQFLSKNDIQISPDDRGYYFGDGIYEVFRVYNGQIYELQAHLQRLGRTASEVRIALPYTASEIGDMLTELVHKNKLVEGTVYLQITRGEAPRAHPFPEQAEPIVLAYCSVVPRPVASIHKGIHAITLADIRWLRCDLKTLNLLPNVMAKQAALDHGVQEVVLHRDGIVTECSASNIMIIKDQVLYTHPANHLILHGITRAVVLKLALSLEITVQEEAFTTEQLYQADEAFITGTTVEITPLLQIDGKPIGSGAPGPLTQKLQNEFVHTFS; encoded by the coding sequence TTGTATTTTTACAAAAATCAATTTCTAAGCAAGAACGACATACAGATATCGCCTGATGATCGCGGCTACTATTTCGGTGATGGCATTTACGAGGTATTCCGCGTGTATAATGGTCAGATTTATGAGCTGCAGGCACATCTGCAAAGACTTGGGAGAACAGCTTCCGAAGTTCGTATCGCCCTGCCATATACAGCCTCCGAAATTGGCGATATGCTGACTGAGCTTGTCCACAAAAACAAACTGGTTGAAGGCACCGTCTATTTGCAAATTACACGCGGTGAAGCTCCTCGCGCTCATCCTTTCCCTGAGCAGGCGGAACCGATTGTACTTGCCTACTGTTCTGTGGTGCCAAGACCGGTTGCTTCCATACATAAAGGTATCCACGCGATAACGCTGGCTGATATCCGCTGGCTTCGCTGTGATCTCAAGACATTAAATTTGCTGCCCAATGTAATGGCCAAACAAGCTGCTCTTGATCATGGCGTGCAAGAAGTCGTCCTGCATCGAGACGGCATCGTTACCGAATGCAGCGCATCGAATATTATGATAATCAAGGATCAGGTTCTGTACACGCATCCGGCGAATCATTTGATTTTGCATGGTATCACACGTGCAGTCGTGCTAAAATTGGCTCTTTCCCTCGAAATAACGGTGCAAGAAGAAGCCTTTACAACGGAGCAGCTGTATCAAGCAGATGAAGCCTTTATCACGGGTACGACAGTCGAAATTACACCGCTTCTTCAAATAGACGGCAAACCGATCGGCAGTGGCGCACCTGGCCCCCTTACGCAGAAGCTGCAAAACGAATTTGTACACACTTTCAGCTAA